The Deinococcus carri genome segment GGGTCAGGGCGCGGCGACGGACCTGCATGATCTCGGTGCCCAGCCGCACGAGCTGCTCGTCCCAGACGTGCATGGCCCAGTCCTCCCCGGCCCTGAGTGCCGCGTTGCGCTGCGACACGGTGCGCTCGTAGCGGGCGAGCTGCTGCCCGTAGCGCGCGCTCAGGCGCGAGAGCAACGCGTCGAGATACGCCCGCCGCCCCGCCGGGGGGCCGAACACCAGTTCGCTGTCCTCTGGGCGAATCCACACGGCGCTGCCGCGCGGCAGGTCGCCCGTCTTCGCCCGCACCCCGTCCACCTTGAGCTGCCGCCGCCCGCGCCCCAGCCCCACCTCCTGAATGCTGAGGCTGCCGCCCTGCTGCACGTCGGCCCGCACGTAGGCTTCCTTCTCGCCCGACTGAATCAGGTGCTCCAGCCGCGTCACATCCGTCAGGCCCGTCAGGGCCAGGTACGCCGCCTCCAACAGATTCGTCTTGCCCGCCCCGTTCTCCCCGAACACACCCGTCACGCCGGGCGGGAAACTGAGCGTTCCCGGCGCGAGATTCCGGTAGTTCAGGGTGGAGAGGGACGAGAGCTGCACACCTGACATTCTACCGGCGGGGAGGGGCGGCGGGGGTGCGTGGGATGCAGTTGGGGGAGGGAGGCGGTGCGCGGTACGCGGTGCGCGGGAAAAGACCAGGGCCGTTCCCGCGTCCCGCCTCCCGCCTCCCGCGTCCCGCGTACCATCCTCCCCATGACCCCCGATCGCGACCGCCTCCTCATCCTTACGCCGCACCCGTCCGGGGCGCTGCCCGCCGACGTGTTGCGGGAGATGCTGGGGGAGGATGCCTTCGACCCCGTGAAGCGGGCGGCTTTGCTGACGCGCCTCTTTATGGAGGGGGACCCGTACACGGACCTGATCTACGCGGCGGCGGGGGCGCGGTATCTGCAAGCGCCGTGGAGCCGCTTTGCCGCCGACCTGAACCGCGACCGGGACGACCGCGCCGACAACGGTGTGCTGAAGCTCACCGATTTCGCGCGGCGGCCCCTCTACCCGGCGGGCTTCACCCTGACGCCGGAGCGCCGGGAGGCCCGGCTGCGGCGCATCTGGGACGCCTTTGACGCGCAGGTGGGCCGGGAATTGAGCGGCGCGGCGCTGATGATCGTGGGGCACGCGATGGCCTCGCGCGGCCCGGTGCTCGGCCCGGACACCGGCACCCCCCGCCCCGCCCTCACGCTGATGCCCGGCACGCGGCGCGCCCCCACCTTTCCCCATGACCGCTGGGACGCCCTGCAAGCCGCCTGCGCCGACGCTTTCGCCCCGGTCCTGACCGGCGACCTTACCCGCGTGGCGGTGGGCGACCCCTGGACTACCGACACCCTCAGCGCCCGCTGGAACGCCCGCACGGGGATTCCCGCCTTCGGCCTGGAAATCAACGTGGCCCTCTACCTCACCAAGGAAGGCGAGCCGAGGCCGGAAAGCATCCGCGCGCTGGCCCACGCTTTCGAGCACTTCGCGGACGCGGCGCTGGGGCTGGTGGGGGGGTAGGGGAGGCGGTACGCAGGACACGGTGCGCGGGAAAGGCCCTCTTTTCCTGCGTACCGCGTACCGCGCCCCGCCTCCCCTCACGCCTCCCGCGTCGCCAGTCCCCGCATCTGCCCCAGCAGCTCGCGTGCGGCGGTCTGGTCGGGGGCGTCCTTCAGCGCCTCCGTCAGCAGGGCAAGTCCTTCCCGTGCCTGCCTGTCGGCGTAGGTCTGCGCGTCCTCGATGCTCCCGCTTTCCAGCAGCCAGCGGTGGATGTCTGCGATGGCCGCCCCGTCCTTGTCGGCCCGGTCACGGCGCATCTGGTCCAGAAAGACGCGCTTCTGCTCCTCCGGCGCGTGGGCGAGCCAGTGCAGCACGATCAGGGTGCGCTTGCCCTCCAGCAGGTCGCCGCCGATCTCCTT includes the following:
- a CDS encoding N-formylglutamate amidohydrolase; its protein translation is MTPDRDRLLILTPHPSGALPADVLREMLGEDAFDPVKRAALLTRLFMEGDPYTDLIYAAAGARYLQAPWSRFAADLNRDRDDRADNGVLKLTDFARRPLYPAGFTLTPERREARLRRIWDAFDAQVGRELSGAALMIVGHAMASRGPVLGPDTGTPRPALTLMPGTRRAPTFPHDRWDALQAACADAFAPVLTGDLTRVAVGDPWTTDTLSARWNARTGIPAFGLEINVALYLTKEGEPRPESIRALAHAFEHFADAALGLVGG
- the recF gene encoding DNA replication/repair protein RecF (All proteins in this family for which functions are known are DNA-binding proteins that assist the filamentation of RecA onto DNA for the initiation of recombination or recombinational repair.) — encoded protein: MSGVQLSSLSTLNYRNLAPGTLSFPPGVTGVFGENGAGKTNLLEAAYLALTGLTDVTRLEHLIQSGEKEAYVRADVQQGGSLSIQEVGLGRGRRQLKVDGVRAKTGDLPRGSAVWIRPEDSELVFGPPAGRRAYLDALLSRLSARYGQQLARYERTVSQRNAALRAGEDWAMHVWDEQLVRLGTEIMQVRRRALTRLGELAREANAHLGSRKPLTLTLTESTTPETYAHDLAARRAEELARGSTVTGPHRDDLTLTLGEFPASEYASRGEGRTIALALRRAELELLAEKFGEKPVLLIDDFTAELDPGRRSFLLDLAGSVPQAIVTGTERAPGAALTLRAHAGRFTEESQVAEAAVGVGA